A window of Halovivax gelatinilyticus genomic DNA:
CGAGCGTCGCGGCCGCACCGCCCCCACGACTCGCCAGTTCGAGTTGGGCGCGCGAGACGTCGAGACCGACGACGTCCGCCCCCGCCTCGGCGAGCGGCCGCGTCGCGGCCGTGCCATCGCCACAGCCGGCGTCGAGGACGGTCGGTTCGGCGTCGTCGATCCGATCGAGTAGCTCCCGCAGAAGCTGGCGTTCTCCCTCGTCCTGATCGCGTTCTGCGGCGTAGGTCTCCGCGAGGTGGTCGTAACCGTCGCGGACGAGACGCCGCCGGTCGACGTTCGATTGGGCGAGCGAGTCCGCGTCCGAGTCGGTCACTGCGACCCCTCCCGACGCTCGTCGTACGCGGGCGGATCCCGCGTCGCTAGCGCCGTCTTCACGGCCGCGACGTTCTCGGGCACGTCGTGGACGCGGACGACGTCGGCGCCGCGGTCGACCGCCAGCGCCGTCGCGGCGACGGTGGCCGCCCGCCGCTCGCCCGCCGGCTGGTCGACCCACTCGTACATCGACTTCTGGGAGTGGCCGACGAGAACGGGACAGCCGAGCGCGCGAAAGTCGCCGAGTCGCGAGAGGAGTTCGAACTCCTCGGGCTTCGATTTTCCGAACCCGAGGCCGGGGTCGACGACGATCCGGTCGCGATCGAGCCCGGCGCGCTCGGCCAGCAAGACCGTCTCCGAGAGATCCGCCAGCACGTCCGTGACGACGTCGTCGTAGGTGACCTCGCGGTCGGGATCGACCGGCGCGTCGAGGCTGTGCATCACGATCAGCGTCGCGTCGTGGTCGGCCGCGACGAATCGCATCTCCGGGTCGGAAAGTCCGGAGACGTCGTTGACGATCTCCGCCCCCGCGTCGAGCGCCGCCTCGGCGACGGCTGCCTTTCGCGTGTCGATCGAAAGGGCCGCGTCGAGTTCGGCGATCCGCTCGATAACGGGAACGACTCGATCGATCTCCTCCTCGACCGACACCGGCTCCGCGCCCGGTCGGGTCGACTCGCCGCCGACGTCGACGATCGACGCTCCCGCTTCGACCATCGCCTCCGCTCGCTCGACGGCGGCGTCGACGGTGTCGTACCGTCCGCCGTCGTGGAAGCTGTCGGGCGTGACGTTCAAGATGCCCATGACGGCAGGCGACTCGCCCCACGGCGGAGGCGTCGGTTCCGTCGGTGGCGCCTCGCCGTCGATGCGAATCCCGAGCGCTCCCTGGAGTGCTGTGCCAACCTGTGAGAGACCGTACGGCTGGGCGTCTAGCTTCTGAATCAACCGGCGAAATTGCGAGAGCGTTCCCATGCAGACCGCCTCGACGAGCTGTTCTTCGCGCTGGAGTCCCGAAATGGCGCACTCGCCGCCGAGACTCAACAGTTCCTGCTTGAGGTAGGCCGACTGACGCTCCTGGAGTCGCAACGAGACGGTGCGGTGGACGGCCTTCCCGCGCATCCGCCAGACGCCCTCGTCCGTCACGTTCGCCCGCTCTAAGGCCGCCCTGGCGTCGGCTACGTCTCGAACGCGAGTGGGGATCGGCGCCGTCGTGTACCGCGTTCGCGCTTCGGCGACGGCGTACAGCGACCCGGCGACCACGACGGCGTCGTCCGGTCCCGCCGAGTCCAGTGCGTGTTCGAACGCGTCCCGGACCGCCGAGATCGTTCGGACTTCGTCGACGCCCTCACGCTCGAACACCCGCGCCAGCACGGCCGGGTCGACCGCTCTGTCGGTGGTCGGGCGACAGGCGACGACCGCGTCGGGCGTCGGCAGCGCCGCGGCCATCTCGGCGTACTCCTTGTCGTGCATCGCCCCGACGATGAGGTGGAGGGCGTCGTACTCGAACGTCGAGAGCGTCCGGGCGAGCTGGTCGCAGGCGTCCGGGTTGTGCGCGCCGTCGAGCACCACCAGCGGGTCGGTGTCCATCACTTCGAACCGACCCGGCCAGTGGGCGTTCCGCAGTCCGCGCGTGAGTTCGGTCTCGGTGGGATCGACGAGCTGGCACGCGAGCGCGACGGCGACGCCAGCGTTCTCGGCCTGGTGAGCCCCGATGGCCGCCGTTCGACCCTCGACCACCCCGTCGAGCGAACAACCGAGAGTTGGACCGATATCGATCCTGACGGACGCCTCGTCGTGAGAGACGCGCCCCTCGTAGGTGACGCGGACGTCGGGGCTGTGCTGAGCTGAATCGCCTGCCGGTCCCGTGGCGTCGTGGGCCTCCGCGGCGTCGATCCCGTCGGCGACGGTCACGACGTCGCCCGCGACGTCGCGGATCGCCGCGAGCGCCTCGCCGTCGGTCGCCGTCACGAGCGGCTGGTCGCCGGCGACGTGGGCCTTATCGCGCGCGATTTCCTCGACAGTGTCGCCGAGGATTCCGGTGTGTTCTAACGTCACGCTCGTCACCGCGCTCGCGATCGGGTCGACGACGCTCGTCGCGTCGAGCTTGCCGCCGATTCCAACCTCGAGAACCGCGAAGTCGACGTCTTCGCGCGCGAAGTGCCACAGCGCCATCGCGGTCGAGACTTCGAAGAACGTCGGCGATTCGCCGTCGGCACCGCGCTCGGTGAGATACTCGTCGCAGGCGTCGACGAACTCGGTGATGGCCGATTTGGGAATCTTGCGACCGTCGACTCGAATCCGCTCGCGCATGTCCTCGAGATGGGGCGACGTGTACAGCCCCACCGTGTATCCCGCCTCGCGAAGGATCGATTCGACCATCCGGGCCGTCGACCCCTTCCCGTTCGATCCGGCGATCTGGACCGCGTCGACCGACTCGTGCGGGTCGCCGAGGTGGGCGAGCACGTCGGCCGTCGACGCCGTCCCCGGCCGGATCCCGAACCGGCCCAGATCGAAGAGCCGGTTCGCCGCGTCGTGATACTCCATGTGCCGACATCGGCGCACGGTCGCTTTAGATTGTTGGAGTGGAGTCGCGCCGGGCGGCGAACGTGAGTGCGACGGACGCTACGATTCCGAATCGATACAATTGACGCGACTGCTCACCCTGTCGGGCTGGACAAGAGCGGGTTGTGTCCGTCGTTACAGGTCATCGACTTCCGACGTCACGTTTCAGTTGGGACCGAACGTCGCGTGCCTTCTCTGCGGCGTGGGTTCCCTGCCAGAGCCCCGCCCCCGCACGAATCTGCTCACAGCGTTCGTCGACGAGTCGCGTGAGGAGGTCGTCGAACGTCCCGTCGTCGCCTTTCAGCGCCGCGTACGTGTCTTCTTCGACCCGAATACGCTGCTCATAGTGGTTGTACACGTTCCCGTATTCAATCGTGTTTCGCCGGTTGTACCGAAGATGTCGGACGTAACGAACGGAACCGACGAAAAAGGCGAACTCGACGATCACACGCCCTGCATTCCGCTGGGCGGGCGTAGAAAGAGCCCGTCGAATAGGGCGAGAAGGCCGATCAGACTCGCGGCGAGCATTC
This region includes:
- the folP gene encoding dihydropteroate synthase, producing the protein MEYHDAANRLFDLGRFGIRPGTASTADVLAHLGDPHESVDAVQIAGSNGKGSTARMVESILREAGYTVGLYTSPHLEDMRERIRVDGRKIPKSAITEFVDACDEYLTERGADGESPTFFEVSTAMALWHFAREDVDFAVLEVGIGGKLDATSVVDPIASAVTSVTLEHTGILGDTVEEIARDKAHVAGDQPLVTATDGEALAAIRDVAGDVVTVADGIDAAEAHDATGPAGDSAQHSPDVRVTYEGRVSHDEASVRIDIGPTLGCSLDGVVEGRTAAIGAHQAENAGVAVALACQLVDPTETELTRGLRNAHWPGRFEVMDTDPLVVLDGAHNPDACDQLARTLSTFEYDALHLIVGAMHDKEYAEMAAALPTPDAVVACRPTTDRAVDPAVLARVFEREGVDEVRTISAVRDAFEHALDSAGPDDAVVVAGSLYAVAEARTRYTTAPIPTRVRDVADARAALERANVTDEGVWRMRGKAVHRTVSLRLQERQSAYLKQELLSLGGECAISGLQREEQLVEAVCMGTLSQFRRLIQKLDAQPYGLSQVGTALQGALGIRIDGEAPPTEPTPPPWGESPAVMGILNVTPDSFHDGGRYDTVDAAVERAEAMVEAGASIVDVGGESTRPGAEPVSVEEEIDRVVPVIERIAELDAALSIDTRKAAVAEAALDAGAEIVNDVSGLSDPEMRFVAADHDATLIVMHSLDAPVDPDREVTYDDVVTDVLADLSETVLLAERAGLDRDRIVVDPGLGFGKSKPEEFELLSRLGDFRALGCPVLVGHSQKSMYEWVDQPAGERRAATVAATALAVDRGADVVRVHDVPENVAAVKTALATRDPPAYDERREGSQ